A window of the Pongo abelii isolate AG06213 chromosome 10, NHGRI_mPonAbe1-v2.0_pri, whole genome shotgun sequence genome harbors these coding sequences:
- the RFLNA gene encoding refilin-A isoform X1 has protein sequence MVGHLHLQGMEDSLKEQGREGLLDSPDSGLPPSPSPSPPFYSLAPGILDARAGGAGASSEPPGPSEARAPPSQLPNPPVSEMRPRMLPVFFGESIKVNPEPTHEIRCNSEVKYASEKHFQDKVFYAPVPTVTAYSETIVAAPNCTWRNYRSQLTLEPRPRALRFRSTTIIFPKHARSTFRTTLHCSLGRPSRWFTASVQLQLCQDPAPSLLGPATL, from the exons ATGGTGGGCCACCTGCATCTGCAGGGCATGGAGGACAGCCTGAAGGAGCAGGGCCGGGAGGGCTTGCTGGACAGCCCCGACTCCGGGctgccccccagccccagccccagcccgcCCTTCTACTCCCTGGCCCCCGGCATCCTCGACGCGCGCGCGGGGGGCGCCGGCGCCTCCTCGGAGCCCCCGGGACCCAGCGAGGCCAGAGCG CCCCCCTCCCAACTCCCAAATCCCCCGGTGTCGGAGATGAGGCCCCGGATGCTGCCAGTGTTCTTTGGGGAGAGCATCAAGGTGAACCCGGAACCCACGCATGAGATCCG CTGCAACTCTGAGGTCAAGTACGCCTCGGAGAAGCATTTCCAGGACAAGGTCTTCTATGCGCCCGTACCCACCGTCACGGCCTACAGCGAGACCATCGTGGCGGCGCCCAACTGCACGTGGCGCAACTACCGCAGCCAGCTGACCCTGGAGCCACGCCCGCGCGCCCTGCGCTTCCGCAGCACCACCATCATCTTCCCCAAGCACGCCAGGAGTACTTTCCGGACCaccctgcactgcagcctgggccggCCCAGCCGCTGGTTCACCGCCAGCgtgcagctgcagctgtgccaggaccctgcccccagcctcctgGGCCCTGCCACGCTCTGA
- the RFLNA gene encoding refilin-A isoform X2, translated as MDLLVLTTEGQFQPPSQLPNPPVSEMRPRMLPVFFGESIKVNPEPTHEIRCNSEVKYASEKHFQDKVFYAPVPTVTAYSETIVAAPNCTWRNYRSQLTLEPRPRALRFRSTTIIFPKHARSTFRTTLHCSLGRPSRWFTASVQLQLCQDPAPSLLGPATL; from the exons ATGGATTTGCTGGTGCTCACAACTGAGGGACAGTTTCAG CCCCCCTCCCAACTCCCAAATCCCCCGGTGTCGGAGATGAGGCCCCGGATGCTGCCAGTGTTCTTTGGGGAGAGCATCAAGGTGAACCCGGAACCCACGCATGAGATCCG CTGCAACTCTGAGGTCAAGTACGCCTCGGAGAAGCATTTCCAGGACAAGGTCTTCTATGCGCCCGTACCCACCGTCACGGCCTACAGCGAGACCATCGTGGCGGCGCCCAACTGCACGTGGCGCAACTACCGCAGCCAGCTGACCCTGGAGCCACGCCCGCGCGCCCTGCGCTTCCGCAGCACCACCATCATCTTCCCCAAGCACGCCAGGAGTACTTTCCGGACCaccctgcactgcagcctgggccggCCCAGCCGCTGGTTCACCGCCAGCgtgcagctgcagctgtgccaggaccctgcccccagcctcctgGGCCCTGCCACGCTCTGA